The Corallococcus exiguus genome segment TGCGCACGCTGGTGCCCTCGCTGCCCACGCCGTACACGCTGGGCGTGGAGCGCGTGGAGGCGAAGGTCCAGGCCTACCTCCGGCTGCCGGAGGGCGCCGTCACGGTGCTGGAGGATGAACGCCTGGGCTTCCCCGTGGCGGCGGTGATTCACGCGGGCAAGGGCCGGGTGCTGGTGGTGGGTGCCCCGGAGCTCGCGATGAACCCGGCGCTCGCGAGGGCGGACAACGCGCAGTTCTGGCTGAGCGCGCTGGAGGCCCTGGGCCCCGGCCCCTTCGCCTTCGACGAGTTCCACCACGGCTTCACCAACGAGCGCTCGCTCGTGGACTTCGCGCGCCGCTACGGCCTGCACTTCGCCGTCGCGCAGCTGCTCCTGGGCGTCGTGCTGTGGGCGGGCGCGCTGAAGCGCTTCGGCCGTCCGCTCCCTCCGCCGGAGTCCATGCGCGTGGGCGCCACGGACGCCCTCTTCGCCATGAGCCGCCTGTATCGCGAGGGCCGGCACCACGGCTTCGCCGCGGGACTCATCTCGCGCGGCCTCACGCAGCAGTTGGCGCCGCTCGCGGGCCTGCCTTCGCACTCCACCGCGGTCGCCGTCGCGGAAGGGCTGCGCACGCGTGGACGCCAGGACCTGGCGGACGGGCTGCTCGACGTGACCCGCCAGTCCGAGACTGTCCGCACGGACGCCGACATCCAGGCCCTCGCCACTTCCGCCGCGCGACTGCGCGAGCGCATCCACCCCGCCGGCACCGGCCGGCCCCGCCCCGGAACAACATGAACGCCCCGCCCTTCTCCCCTCCTCCCTTCCCGGACACCGGCAACGCAGTGCGGGCCGCGAACGCCATCCGTGAGGGCGTCCTCGCGGAGGTGCGCAAGGCCGTGGTCGGGCAGGACGAACCGCTGGAGTTGATGCTCTGCGGGCTCGTGGCCGGCGGGCACATCCTCCTGGAGGGCGTGCCCGGCGTGGCCAAGACACTGATGGCCAAGGCGCTGTCGCGCAGCGTGGGCGCGGACTTCAAGCGCATCCAGTTCACGCCGGACCTGATGCCCGCGGACATCCTGGGCACCAGCGTCTTCGACCTGAAGTCCCAGGCCTTCGTGCTCGCGCGAGGCCCCATCTTCACGGACCTGCTGCTGGCGGACGAAATCAACCGCGCCCCGGCGAAGACGCAGTCCGCGCTGCTGGAGGCCATGCAGGAGCGCGCCGTGTCGCTGGAGGGCAAGAACCTCCAGCTGTCGCCCATGTTCACGGTGTTCGCCACGCAGAACCCGGTGGAGTCCGAGGGCACGTACCCGCTCCCCGAGGCACAGCTGGACCGCTTCCTCCTGAAGATCGACGTGGGATACCCCGCGCCGGAGGAGGAGGACGCCATCCTCGAATCCGTGCACCGGGGCTTCGACGCGGGCGACCTGGCGCGCGCGGGCTTGAACGCGGCGGTGACGAAGGACGACCTGCTCCAGGCGCGCGCGGCGCTCAGCACGGTGAACGTGGAGCCGCCGGTCCTCGGGTACATCCGCAAGGTGGTGGCGGCGACGCGGAGCTCGCCCAACATCCGTCTGGGAGCGGGGCCGCGCGCGGGCGTGCACCTGCTGCTCGCGTCGAAGGCGCTGGCGGTGCTGCGAGGCCGCGACTTCGTCACGCCGGACGACGTGCGCTTCCTGGTGGGCCCGGTGCTGCGACACCGGCTGCTCCTTTCGCCTGACGCGGAGCTGGACGGAGCCACGCCCGCGGACGTGCTGCGCGAAGTGGTCCAGGGCGTCGAGGTCCCCCGGTGATTCCCTCCGAGCGCCTGTGGGGGCTGCTTGCCCTGCTAGCGCTGCCCATGGCGCTGGCGGGCTTCTTCCCGGGCCTGGGTGGCGCGGTGCTGGCGCTGGACGCGCTGGCCGTGGCGCTGGCCGCGTTCGACTTCCTCCAGGCCCGCCGCGTGCGGCTGGAGGTGGAGCGCCTGCTGCCGGAGCGCCTCAACGTGGGCGTGGCCAATCGCGTCGAGCTGCGCCTGGTGCACCGGGGCGGAGGCACGGTGGAGGTGCGCGTGAAGGACGACGCGCCGCCGTCGTTCACCGTGGAGCCCTCGGAGGCGACGCTGCGCCTCACGCCGGACAGCCAGACGCAGTGGGTGTACCGGGCCACGCCCGCGAAGCGAGGCAAGTTCAGCTTCGGCGCCGTGCACGTGCGCGTTCGCGGTCCGCTGGGGCTCGTCTCGCACGAGCGCATGTTCCCGGCCGAGCGCTCGGTGTCGGTGTACCCGGACCTGCGAGGAGCCCGCAGGCTGCTGTTGTCCGGCGCGGCGCTGGACTTGGTGAACCTGGGGCTGCGGCAGCTGCGGCGTGACGGCCAGGGCAGCGAGTTCGCGCGCCTGCGCGACTACGCCCAGGGCGACAGTGTGCGCGACGTGGACTGGAAGGCCACCGCGCGTCGGGGCAAGCCGGTGACGCGGGTGTTGGAGTCGGAGCGCTCGCAGGCGCTGATCATCTGCGTGGACGCGGGGCGCTCCATGGCGGCCCAGGTGGACGGCCTCACCAAGTTGGATCACGCGGTGAACGCGGCGCTGTTCCTCGCCTTCGTGGCCATCCGCAACGGGGACCGCGTGGGCCTGGCCCTCTTCGCGGACGGGGTGAAGGCCTACCTGCCGCCCGCGGCGGGCCGGGGCCAGTACCGCAAGCTGGTGGACACGCTCTACTCCACGACGCCCAGCCTCACGTACGTGGACTACCTGGCGCTCTTCAAGGAGCTGAACGTGCGCCTCAACCGGCGCAGCCTGCTGTGCGTCTTCACGGACTTCCTCGACGAGGAGCAGGCCGGAACGCTGGTGGCCCCGCTGCACCGGCTGGCCCGCCGCCACGTCCCGCTGTGCCTGTCCGTGAAGGACACCGCGTTGCAGAAGCTGCTGCGCACGCCGCCGTCAGGACCGGAGGAAGCGTTCCAGCACGCGGTGGCGTCGGAGCTGCTCACGGACCGAGAGGTGCTCAAGGCGCGCGTGAGCAAGGGCGGCGTGCAGATGCTCGACGTCGCGCCGGATGAACTGAGCCTCGCGGCCGTGAATCGGTATCTCGACATCAAGGCGCGCGGCGTCCTGTAGGGGGGAGCCATGACCCGGACGGCATTCCAGACAGCGGACTTCACGGCGGTCCCCGTCGACGACAACGACACGCACGTCCTGCAACCGCTCCTCGACCGCTGCGAGGACTACCACCAGATCGCCTACGGCCGCCCCGCGCTTCCGGATCAGGCCCGGAACATCCCTCGCGAGCGGCCGCCCACGCTCGCCCCCGGGCAGGGTCACCTCTTCGCGCTTCGCGACGCGCAGAGCGGCCTCGCGGGGATGCTCGAAGCGCTGCGCGACTTTCCGGCGCCGGGTGAGTGGTACATCGGCCTGCTCCTCCTCGCCCCAGAGGCCCGGGGCCACGGCCGGGGTGAGGCCGTGCTGAGCGCCTACGCGGACTACGCGCGCGTGAACGGTGGCCGGCTGCTGCGAGTGGCGGTGGTGGAGCACAACGACGTCGGGCGCCGCTTCTGGACGCGCGTGGGCTTCCAGCCGGAGCAGTGGGTGGGCCCCATCGAGCAGGGCCTTCGGATGAACCGGGTCCTGAAGATGACGAAGTCCCTCGGCTAGGCCTCGGGTCCCTCTCGCAACCAGCCCACGAAGCGCGTGTCGGGCACGTCGCCGCGCACGCGGTGCAGACCCCGCTTGAACAGGGCATAGACGCGGAAGAAGCGCTCCAGGCCCGCGCGCTCCGAGGGCGTCATCGGATGCGTCCCGCACACCACCTTCGGGTCGCCCTTCCCCGCGTCGATGAAGCCCAGCACGGCCACCACCGGCACGCGCACCCGCTGCCCCTGCGAAAGCCGAGGCCCCAGCACCACCGCGTCCAGCGGGTCTCCATCATCCGACAGCAGGCCCGGAATGGAGCCGTAGTTGTACGGACACGGCAGCGGCGACACGAAGTCCACCGAGCCGTCCGCGCGCCGCTTCACCATGGAGAAGCGTGGGCACTCAATGAGCACCTCCGGCTCGCGAGGCAGCGGAGGCACGGACAGGTCCGGCCCACTCATCCCGCCAGCTCCGCCGTCGCACGCGCATCCCCGCGCCGGCCGCGCATCCAGTCCGACAGCAGGTACGCGTAGACGCCCGCCCCCACCGTGAGCGCGAAGCCGACCTTGAAGGCCACCGACAGCTTCGGAGGATGAATCTGCGACACGGTGCCTTCGATGAAGCCCGCGAGCACGAACAGCACCAGCGTGCCGAACAACATCTTCACCGCGGTCACCGCCTCCTTGCGCAGCGCCTGCCCGCGAGACAACCCACCCGGGGCCACCATGCCCCGCGCGATGACGAGCCCCGCCGCGCCCGCGATGCAGATGGCCGAAATCTCCGGGATGCCGTGCGGGAGGATCCACGCCCAGAACCACCCGGCCATCTCTTTCGCCGCGTACACCTGCGCGAGCGCCCCCAGGAACAGGCCGTTGACGAACAGCATCACCGCCGTGCCCAGCCCCAGCGTGACGCCCAGCGCGAACGCCAGGAAGGCCACCTGGATGTTGTGCGTGAAGAGGAACGTCGTGAACTGGGCCTGCTCCTCCACGGTCATGCCCTTGCCCGCGGCCTCATCCGCGGCGCGCTTCACGGGGTCCAGGCTCACGTGCTGCCCGGGCACCAGGTAGTGCCCGGCGTCCGGATCCACCACCATGCCCACGTAGCCGAAGCCCGCGCCCGCCAGGAACAGCAGCACCGACGCCACGTACATGCGCCACTCATGACGCAGGAGCGCTGGGAAGCCGCGCGCCACGAAGGCCCACACGTCCGCGAACCGGGGCCGGCGGCCCGGATACGTCAGCGCGTACGCGCGGCCCACCAGGTCGTTGAGGTACGCGCTCACATCCGCGGAGCCGCTGCGCGCACGCACCCACAACAGGTCGCTGGAGACGGCGCGGTACAGCTTCCCCAACGAGCGGGCCTCGTCCAGGCTCAGCTTGCGCAGCCCCTCGCCCTCGGACTTGTCCAGCAGCGACTCCAGTTGCTGCCAGCGCGGGCGCCGCGTCTCGATGAACTCCGCCATCTCCATGGGCCCACTCTAACCGAGCCCCGGAAACGGCGAGGCGCCGGCCGCCCTCCCCGTTTCGAGGGAGGACTCCGGCGCCCCGGTGCTTCAGGACCGCGAAGCGCTACTTGACCAGCTTCTCCAGCGGCTTCGCCTCGGTGGAGGCCTGGGCCTCCGTCCACTCGACAACGGGCGTCTGCCACGCCATGCCCGTCTCCGCCGGGTCCGTGTCCAGCTTCTCGAAGTCGAAGCCGTCGCCGCCGAAGTACAGGTACTCGACCGTGGCGACCGTGTACTCCTTCTTCGGATCCAGCGCCTTGCCCTGGGCGTCCTTGAACTTGCCCTTGCCCGCCGCGGTGAAGCCGGCCACGAGCGCGTCCGGGTTCGCCAGCTGCTTGGCCAGGTCCTCGCCCTTGAGCTTCACGGTGAGCAGCGAGTTCTCGAACGGCATCGCCGAGTACACGCTGCCCAGCGTCACCTCACCCTTGGCCAGGCCATTGCGGATGCCGCCCTTGTTGAGGATGGCCCCGTCGGTGTTGAGCTGCGTGCGCACCGCGCCCGCCACCCACTTCGCCATCAGCGGCGAGTCCTGCGGGATGCCCGTCTTGGTGAAGCCGATCTTCCGGCCCAGCGCCTGGTCCACCTTCGTCTGCCACTCCGCGATGCGCTTCGCCGTCTCCGCGTCCGGCGTGCCGCCCGCGACCTCGACGACCTTCGTGTCCACGCCGGTCAGCTTCTGGCCCGCCGCCTTCGCGGGGTCGAACTTCAGCTGCGCGCGCAGGTACGAATCGAAGCCACGGCCCAGCGACGCGTACGTGGTGTCACCCTCGGTCTTCACGCCCGGGGCGTCCGTGCCGCAGCGGCCACCGGCCACCAGCGACACCTTCCAGTCCGCGTGCTTCGCCAGCACCGGCTGCAGATCCGTGGGGCACTGGTCCGCCACCACCACGACGACGTCCGCGCCCGCCTTGCGAGCCTCGGGGATGGCCGTGCTCAGCGCGTCCTCGTTGGGGGTGACCTCCAGGCCCTCGGCGCGGCCGGACATCGCCGTGCGCACGGTCTTCTGGGAGGTGAGGCCCACCACCGCAATCTTCAGGCCCCGCCGCTCGTAGACCTGGAACGCGGGCATGGACAGGTCCTTCGCCAGCGTCGCGTCCGTCACCTTCAGGTTCGCGGCCAGGAAGGGGAAGCCCCCGGCCGTGCGGTTCTTCAGGAAGGAATCCTTGGCGTACGACAGCTCGTGGTTGCCCAGAGCAGAGGCCGCAAAGCCCATGTGCCCCATCACTTCGGCCGTCGGAGCACCCAGGAAGAAGGAGGAGATGGCCGGGCCCGTCCACAGGTCGCCCGTCGTCAGGGCGAGCGTGCCGGCATCCGGACAGGTCGCCTGGCCGTCCTTCAGCGGACCGGCACAGTGCTTTTCATCATTCACCCAACGGCCCATCAGCTCCGCGGCGCCGCCCTTGCCGTCAACGGGCAGGAGCTGGCCACGGGCGCTGCCGGTGACGAGCACCGTCACCTCAGAAGGCACGGCGGGCTTCGCGGGCTCGGCCGCCGGGGGCGGCGTGGCCGGAGCCGGCGGGGGAGTCTTCTCACAACCCGCGAGGGC includes the following:
- a CDS encoding GNAT family N-acetyltransferase is translated as MTRTAFQTADFTAVPVDDNDTHVLQPLLDRCEDYHQIAYGRPALPDQARNIPRERPPTLAPGQGHLFALRDAQSGLAGMLEALRDFPAPGEWYIGLLLLAPEARGHGRGEAVLSAYADYARVNGGRLLRVAVVEHNDVGRRFWTRVGFQPEQWVGPIEQGLRMNRVLKMTKSLG
- a CDS encoding stage II sporulation protein M, with the protein product MEMAEFIETRRPRWQQLESLLDKSEGEGLRKLSLDEARSLGKLYRAVSSDLLWVRARSGSADVSAYLNDLVGRAYALTYPGRRPRFADVWAFVARGFPALLRHEWRMYVASVLLFLAGAGFGYVGMVVDPDAGHYLVPGQHVSLDPVKRAADEAAGKGMTVEEQAQFTTFLFTHNIQVAFLAFALGVTLGLGTAVMLFVNGLFLGALAQVYAAKEMAGWFWAWILPHGIPEISAICIAGAAGLVIARGMVAPGGLSRGQALRKEAVTAVKMLFGTLVLFVLAGFIEGTVSQIHPPKLSVAFKVGFALTVGAGVYAYLLSDWMRGRRGDARATAELAG
- a CDS encoding bifunctional metallophosphatase/5'-nucleotidase, with product MGRWVNDEKHCAGPLKDGQATCPDAGTLALTTGDLWTGPAISSFFLGAPTAEVMGHMGFAASALGNHELSYAKDSFLKNRTAGGFPFLAANLKVTDATLAKDLSMPAFQVYERRGLKIAVVGLTSQKTVRTAMSGRAEGLEVTPNEDALSTAIPEARKAGADVVVVVADQCPTDLQPVLAKHADWKVSLVAGGRCGTDAPGVKTEGDTTYASLGRGFDSYLRAQLKFDPAKAAGQKLTGVDTKVVEVAGGTPDAETAKRIAEWQTKVDQALGRKIGFTKTGIPQDSPLMAKWVAGAVRTQLNTDGAILNKGGIRNGLAKGEVTLGSVYSAMPFENSLLTVKLKGEDLAKQLANPDALVAGFTAAGKGKFKDAQGKALDPKKEYTVATVEYLYFGGDGFDFEKLDTDPAETGMAWQTPVVEWTEAQASTEAKPLEKLVK
- a CDS encoding inorganic diphosphatase, which translates into the protein MSGPDLSVPPLPREPEVLIECPRFSMVKRRADGSVDFVSPLPCPYNYGSIPGLLSDDGDPLDAVVLGPRLSQGQRVRVPVVAVLGFIDAGKGDPKVVCGTHPMTPSERAGLERFFRVYALFKRGLHRVRGDVPDTRFVGWLREGPEA
- a CDS encoding AAA family ATPase, which translates into the protein MNAPPFSPPPFPDTGNAVRAANAIREGVLAEVRKAVVGQDEPLELMLCGLVAGGHILLEGVPGVAKTLMAKALSRSVGADFKRIQFTPDLMPADILGTSVFDLKSQAFVLARGPIFTDLLLADEINRAPAKTQSALLEAMQERAVSLEGKNLQLSPMFTVFATQNPVESEGTYPLPEAQLDRFLLKIDVGYPAPEEEDAILESVHRGFDAGDLARAGLNAAVTKDDLLQARAALSTVNVEPPVLGYIRKVVAATRSSPNIRLGAGPRAGVHLLLASKALAVLRGRDFVTPDDVRFLVGPVLRHRLLLSPDAELDGATPADVLREVVQGVEVPR
- a CDS encoding DUF58 domain-containing protein — protein: MIPSERLWGLLALLALPMALAGFFPGLGGAVLALDALAVALAAFDFLQARRVRLEVERLLPERLNVGVANRVELRLVHRGGGTVEVRVKDDAPPSFTVEPSEATLRLTPDSQTQWVYRATPAKRGKFSFGAVHVRVRGPLGLVSHERMFPAERSVSVYPDLRGARRLLLSGAALDLVNLGLRQLRRDGQGSEFARLRDYAQGDSVRDVDWKATARRGKPVTRVLESERSQALIICVDAGRSMAAQVDGLTKLDHAVNAALFLAFVAIRNGDRVGLALFADGVKAYLPPAAGRGQYRKLVDTLYSTTPSLTYVDYLALFKELNVRLNRRSLLCVFTDFLDEEQAGTLVAPLHRLARRHVPLCLSVKDTALQKLLRTPPSGPEEAFQHAVASELLTDREVLKARVSKGGVQMLDVAPDELSLAAVNRYLDIKARGVL
- a CDS encoding DUF4350 domain-containing protein, with protein sequence MRDRFPLLVLGSLLLAGVLGAFLVRGAQRGGFADPLSTFRAEPDGARALYLLTQESGLPVTRNMADLRLLTGHEALVLLAVEVQDSHEEDPDQTRLASDPDAGVDDEEAPHTGFNALRAQQLDDDEVERVLSHVRAGASLVYVPWGSRENALLDELGVTLDKADVTLPMRTLVPSLPTPYTLGVERVEAKVQAYLRLPEGAVTVLEDERLGFPVAAVIHAGKGRVLVVGAPELAMNPALARADNAQFWLSALEALGPGPFAFDEFHHGFTNERSLVDFARRYGLHFAVAQLLLGVVLWAGALKRFGRPLPPPESMRVGATDALFAMSRLYREGRHHGFAAGLISRGLTQQLAPLAGLPSHSTAVAVAEGLRTRGRQDLADGLLDVTRQSETVRTDADIQALATSAARLRERIHPAGTGRPRPGTT